Part of the Verrucomicrobiota bacterium genome is shown below.
GTGGCGCGTGCCGGGTCTTGCTTGACGGTGGCAGAATTGCGGGTCAGGTCGAGGGGTAAACGCTGGGCTATGTTCTCTTGGCCCTTCGGGCCGTAAGACGGTCACGGCTGTCCCGCGCTGCCCTCAAACAATGTGGGTAAAGCTCAGAGGTAAAACCCTGGGAACGCATTTCCCCCCTCGATCGAGCTCTGAAAGGGCGGCAGAAAGCGTCGCTCCCGGGTTCTGACGCCCTCTCAGGGCTCGATCGTGATTTTACGGTTACCCAGGGAGTAAAGCCCTGGGCTAAGTTCCCTTGGCTCTTCGGGCCGTAAGACGGTCACGGCCATCCCCGCGCTGCCATCAAAAAATGTGGGTGAAGCTCTTCCGGCCCGTTGGGCCTAAGACAGAGTTTCACCTCGATGGCCATCGAAATGGTGTGATCGATGCCAAACAAGGAAATTTTGGGGCGCCGGCGCGGCGAAAATGGAGTGGTAGTTCCTACATTTTCCGTGCAAATTGCACCTTTCTCGAGGGAGTGCCGGTTTTTCGTCAGGAAGTCAGGTTAAGTCTCAATGGATGGCAGGCCGGTGTTCAACCTCTCGCGTAGCGTTCCTGGGGCCTCAAACCACTACTGGAGCGCATTGAGTCTTTCTTCCAGACTTGTGATCTGTTCTTCAGTACGCTGAAAATAGAGGTCGGGGTTCTCCCTGCACCGATCACGGTCATTGAGAAACTCGCGCTCAGACTCTCTCAGTTGCTCCCGTCGCGCCGGGGAGAGCCTCGCACGCAAGCTCAAGTAAACTTCGTTTAATCGCTCATCCAACGGCGCGTATCGGGGGTCATCCTCGATCCTTGAGCTCCCGCGGGCGCCCGAAGAATGGCTGGCGCCCGGTGGCGGCTAACTCGGCACCGGTGTGCCCGCCGCCTCCGGGTCGTCGCTGAGCACCTTTTGGCCCGCAAACCGGCTCTCGACCCCCACCGCCAGCGCCGCTTTGGTCGCCTCCAGGTAGATCACCTTGCGATCCGAGCCGTTGATGGGCTCCTCCCGGCATTCCTTCAGCGCCCCGTAGATGCGAAGCACCGCCTGCCGGCCGCTGGCGCGCAACGCCGGTTCCAGGTACCTCGCCTGCGCTTGCTCAAAGGGAATGAAGTCCAGGTCGGCCCCATTGGTAAACCTCACGACGTACGTGCCGTTATCAAAGGTCGGGTAATGCGTTTCGCTCAGCGGCGTACGGAACCCTTGCCGCTCAAAGTCGTAGGTCGGCAGCGGGTAAGGGAACTTAACCATGAAGCGTTTGGTCGCCCGCGCTTCGGCGATGCGCCGCTCGATAGCCGGCTTGATCCTCTCCAATAGGGCGTGTTGTTCGAACTCATCGGTCGAGCGCCGGTAAGCTGAAGAAACATAGCCGGCCAAGTCTTCGGGCGGGGACGGCAGTTCGGCCTGCGCTTCGTAGACGAACGGGGCCCGCGCATCGTCAAGCAGGGGCGCTTCGTCCCGCACCGTCTGGGCCGGGATAGCCGGGGCCAGCGCCAGGCTGAGGCCGGCGACGGCGGCACCAAACCAGCCGGGCCCCGCCCCGCGGGCCGGGCGAACCGGTTGACCGCCGCGGCTCGCAACCGCTCGCCAAGCCTTAAGCAGAGCATCCCAGGGCGCAGCCAGGCATCGGACACAGAAATCGACAACAACCAGGGCCAGCACCTTGCTCACTGCTTCGTCCCCCTGAACCAATCCAGCCCATTCTCCGTGCCGGCGCGCGGACGGTATTCGCAACCCACCCACCCCTCGTAGCCTAACTCGTCCAGCAGGCGGAACAGGTAACGGTAATTCACCTCACCGTCGTCCGGCTCATTGCGTTCGGGTACGCTGGCGATCTGAATGTGGCCGACGCGCGGCAGGTAGCGGCGCAATTTTACGGCGAGGTCACCTTCCCCAATTTGCACGTGGTACAAATCCATCTGCACCTTGAGGTTTGGCTCACCCGCTTCTTCGCAGATGGCGTGCGCCTCACCCTGAGTATTCAGGAAATAACCGGGCATGTCGCGGGTGTTGATCGGCTCGACGAGGAGCATTCGATTCTCCCCGGCGAGTGTTTTGGCGGCGAACCGTAAATTACCGATGTACACTGCCCGATGCCGCTCGCGGTCTGCCCCCGCCGGGATCAGCCCGGCCATGGCGTGAAGACACGGCGTGCCCAGGGCGCGAGCGTACTCAAGCCCGGTGCGGACCCCGGCCCTGAATTCGTCTTCTCTCCCGGGCAACGCGGCCATCCCCCGCTCGCCCGCTGCCCAGTTGCCCGGCGGCAGATTGATCAGCACGCTTTCCAGCCTGCTCTCTTTGAGCCACTGCGCTACCTCTTGGGGCGGATAGTCGTAAGGAAAAAGGAATTCAACCGCCGTAAAACCGGCCTTTGACGCGGCGGCAAACCGCTCCGGAAACGGCACTTCGTTAAACATCATCGTCAGATTCGCGGCGAATTTCGGCATAGGACGCGGCGGGGGCGGAAAGCGCGGATTGCGGGAGTTAGAAGTCCAGTTTGAACGCTGTTTTTAGTTCTTGGACCTGCTCGGCGTTCAGCGGGCGGGTAGGCGCATTCCGCAGGAGCAAAAACAGTTTGGCCGTTTCTTCCAGCTCCTCAACTGCGTACACGGCCGCTTCCAGCGTATTGGCCGACACGACCGGCCCGTGATTCGCGAGCAGCACGGCGGAATGTTTGCCCGCCAGGCCGCGAATCGCTTCTCCCAAGGCAGGATCGCCCGGCCGGTAATACGGGATCAGCGGTAATCTGCCGATCTTCATCACATAATAGGCAGTAAGGGGCGGCAGGCAGTCGGCCGGGTTCAGCCCGTCCATGCACGAGATGGCAGCCGAGTGCGTCGAATGCAGGTGAACGATGGCCCCTGCCCCGTGCCGTTCTTCGTACATCGCCCGGTGCAGGAACGCTTCTTTGGACGGCGCATCACCCGATACCCGGTTGCCTTTCCAATCCAGCTTGGCCAGACGCGCCGGGTCAAGCCTGCCGAGCGACGCATTGGTTGGCGTGAGCAGCCAGCCGTCCTCCAGCCGCACGCTTAGGTTGCCGCTGCTGCCGGCCGTCAAACCCCGGTCGAAAATCGAACGGCCGAACTCGACGATCTGTTCGCGCAGCCGCATTTCGTCGCTGTTGGTCTGAATCATCGTACTCATGAAAGGTAACTCCAGGCTTTTAGAAAAAAATCGGGCGTGCCGAAATTGCCGGACTTGAGCGCCAGCGCCAAGGGCCGCTCGTGAGCGCTTTCGGCCTGAAGGGCCGTGGTCCACGGCACGCCGGGATCGATCTCCGGCCCGATCCGCAGTCCCTTGACGCGGAGAGCTTTCACCACCGACCCCGACGTCTCGCCGCCGGCCACGATCAATTGTCCCACGCCAAGCTCAACCAACCCGCAGGCCACGGTCGCGAGCGCCGCTTCAACGAGTTCCCCCGCCCTGGCCGCCCCCAATTGCGCCTGCACTCCCTTCACCGCCTCCGGCGTGCTCGTGGCGTAGATTAGCACCGGTTCCCGGCCGACCCGGTCCGCCGCCCATTCCAGCGCCGCACCGGCCACGTCACCGCCGCCTGCCAGCTTTATCGGATCAACCTGAAACGCCGGATGGCGTTCGCGCATCCGGGCCACCTGACCCTGCGTGGCAATGGAACAACTGCCCGCAATCACGGCCCGCAAACCTCCCGTGGCGGGTAACGCATCGGCGACCACATTCCCCGCCAGCAGACCCTTTCGGCGAAAATTCTCCGGCAGTCCCACCGCCAGGCCGGAACCCGCGGTGACCAGCGGCAGACCGGCACACGCCGCGCCGAGCCCGACCAAATCCTCATTTGACACTGCATCTACGACCGCAAAGCCGCACCCGTCCTTGCGCAAGCTCGCAAATCGCTCACCGATCGCGCCCGCCCCTTGGGACACCGTGCCATAATCGACAAGGCCAACCCGTCGCTTAACCTGCGCCTGCAGCACACGCATCAGGTTGGCGTCCGTCATCGGCGTAAGGGGATGGTGCCGCATCCCGCTTTCGTTGAGCAACACATCCCCGACAAACAGGTACCCTTGATAGATCGTACGCCGGTTGGCGGGAAACGCCGGGCAGGCGATCGTGAAGTCTGCGCCCAGTCTGTCCATCAGCGCTTCAGCTACCGGACCGATGTTGCCCTGCGGAGTTGAATCGAACGTCGAACAGTATTTGAAATAGAATTGTTTACACCCGGCTTCCTGCAACCACCGGAGCGCCGCCAGGGATTCCCTGACCGCTTCGGCTGCCGGATTGGTCCGCGATTTGAGGGCGACCACGACCGCATCGACGTCCGCCGGACACGGTTCCGCCTCCGGCACGCCGATCATCTGGACGGTGCGCATCCCGTGCTTGACGAGCATACCGGCGAGGTCGGTACCGCCGGTAAAATCGTCCGCGATGCATCCAAGGATTGCAGCCATGGGGATTTTCCTTTTCGAAACCTTTGCGTCAGCTGCCTGCCGTTTTATTTGCCGCCGGAAGTTCGATGCCCGGGAAGACCTTGATCACCGCCGAGTCGTCCTCGCGGCCCAAACCTGCCGCCGACGCCTGCAGAAACATCTGATGCGCTGCCGCCGACAGCGGCAAGGGAAAGACCTTCGCCTTGGCGTAATCGAGCACGATCCCGAGGTCTTTCACAAAAATATTAACCGCTGATAACGGCGTGTAATCGCCGGCCAGAATATGAGGCACGCGGTTCTGGAACATCCACGAGTTCCCGGCGCTGCTGCAGATTACCTCGTAGAGTTCGGCGGGATCCGCGCCCGCCCGCAACCCGAGGGCCATCGCCTCCGCAGCCGCTGCGATGTGCACGCCCGCCAGGAGCTGGTTGATCATCTTGACCGTCGCACCCTGGCCCGGCTTGTCGCCCAACCGGTGCACCCGGCTCGCGATCGCCTTGAATACTCCCTCGCACCGGGCGAACGCTTCGGGTGCGCCGGACGCCATGACCGACAACTCCCCGGAAGCTGCTTTACCCACGCCGCCCGAGACCGGCGCATCGATTAAGTGCAAATTCATGGCCTGCAGCCGCTCGCCCAACCAGACCGCGAATTCCGGCGAGACCGTCGCGCTGGCGATCACCACCGATCCGGGTTTGAGCCGCGACGCCGCCCCCGCCTGACCGAACAAAACGGCTTCAGTCTGCTGCGCGTTGACCACCAGGATCAGAACCGCTTCCACCTCAGCCGCAAGCGCTGCCGGCGACTCCGCGCCGCGTCCGCCCGCATCGA
Proteins encoded:
- a CDS encoding DUF1311 domain-containing protein — its product is MDERLNEVYLSLRARLSPARREQLRESEREFLNDRDRCRENPDLYFQRTEEQITSLEERLNALQ
- a CDS encoding DUF4852 domain-containing protein, yielding MSKVLALVVVDFCVRCLAAPWDALLKAWRAVASRGGQPVRPARGAGPGWFGAAVAGLSLALAPAIPAQTVRDEAPLLDDARAPFVYEAQAELPSPPEDLAGYVSSAYRRSTDEFEQHALLERIKPAIERRIAEARATKRFMVKFPYPLPTYDFERQGFRTPLSETHYPTFDNGTYVVRFTNGADLDFIPFEQAQARYLEPALRASGRQAVLRIYGALKECREEPINGSDRKVIYLEATKAALAVGVESRFAGQKVLSDDPEAAGTPVPS
- a CDS encoding hydroxypyruvate isomerase family protein codes for the protein MPKFAANLTMMFNEVPFPERFAAASKAGFTAVEFLFPYDYPPQEVAQWLKESRLESVLINLPPGNWAAGERGMAALPGREDEFRAGVRTGLEYARALGTPCLHAMAGLIPAGADRERHRAVYIGNLRFAAKTLAGENRMLLVEPINTRDMPGYFLNTQGEAHAICEEAGEPNLKVQMDLYHVQIGEGDLAVKLRRYLPRVGHIQIASVPERNEPDDGEVNYRYLFRLLDELGYEGWVGCEYRPRAGTENGLDWFRGTKQ
- a CDS encoding aldolase, whose translation is MSTMIQTNSDEMRLREQIVEFGRSIFDRGLTAGSSGNLSVRLEDGWLLTPTNASLGRLDPARLAKLDWKGNRVSGDAPSKEAFLHRAMYEERHGAGAIVHLHSTHSAAISCMDGLNPADCLPPLTAYYVMKIGRLPLIPYYRPGDPALGEAIRGLAGKHSAVLLANHGPVVSANTLEAAVYAVEELEETAKLFLLLRNAPTRPLNAEQVQELKTAFKLDF
- a CDS encoding four-carbon acid sugar kinase family protein, which produces MAAILGCIADDFTGGTDLAGMLVKHGMRTVQMIGVPEAEPCPADVDAVVVALKSRTNPAAEAVRESLAALRWLQEAGCKQFYFKYCSTFDSTPQGNIGPVAEALMDRLGADFTIACPAFPANRRTIYQGYLFVGDVLLNESGMRHHPLTPMTDANLMRVLQAQVKRRVGLVDYGTVSQGAGAIGERFASLRKDGCGFAVVDAVSNEDLVGLGAACAGLPLVTAGSGLAVGLPENFRRKGLLAGNVVADALPATGGLRAVIAGSCSIATQGQVARMRERHPAFQVDPIKLAGGGDVAGAALEWAADRVGREPVLIYATSTPEAVKGVQAQLGAARAGELVEAALATVACGLVELGVGQLIVAGGETSGSVVKALRVKGLRIGPEIDPGVPWTTALQAESAHERPLALALKSGNFGTPDFFLKAWSYLS
- a CDS encoding NAD-binding protein; its protein translation is MKEEVRCIGVIGLGAMGMGVAQSLLRAGLTVHAYDVRPEAVQKVVDAGGRGAESPAALAAEVEAVLILVVNAQQTEAVLFGQAGAASRLKPGSVVIASATVSPEFAVWLGERLQAMNLHLIDAPVSGGVGKAASGELSVMASGAPEAFARCEGVFKAIASRVHRLGDKPGQGATVKMINQLLAGVHIAAAAEAMALGLRAGADPAELYEVICSSAGNSWMFQNRVPHILAGDYTPLSAVNIFVKDLGIVLDYAKAKVFPLPLSAAAHQMFLQASAAGLGREDDSAVIKVFPGIELPAANKTAGS